TCTGAAGGAGGTGGCTGGCTTGGGCTTAACCTCTGGTGTGACAGCCCTGTGTCCACCCatcccaggcccctcccccctcGATCCCACCCTAGGATTCCCTTGCCCCCTCACTTCCTGATGACCCTCCCATCTCTATATATGCCTCAGCCTCTGATCTGGAGCTATCTCCATGCTCCTCTCCCTTTGGGGGTGGCCCCGTCTTTGGCTGCCCCCATCTCCATTCTCCAGGGGATCTGCCCAGGGTCCCCGCGGGGGGGTCTCTGGCCCTGATGGCCTCcactctccccatctccctgaaCACTCTTGCCAGTTTCCCAGGTGGCCCTGACGAACTGCTCAGCAGTGGCAGATGCCCACTGTGGCTGTGACCCGGGCTGGTTCCCCGAGTGCTTGGTCAAGTCCTGCAGGGACGGCTCCCCCTTCCGTTGCCACCCGTGCTCAGACTGCAGGGCCCTGCACCGCCACACACGGGTGCCCTGTGAGTACTCCCGCTCTGGGCTGTCTAcccctccacaccccacccctccccaactcccgcTCTCCCTTCCTGACACACAAGCCATCTCCTGGACTGCAGGTTCCGTCAGAGACACCGACTGTGGGACCTGCCTGCCTGGCTTCTATGAATATGGCAACAGCTGTGTGTCCTGCCCCACGTAATGTCCTGGCTGCCCTGGGACAGGGAGGGGGTTCTGGGAGCAGAGTGGGGATCCCGGGAAGGTGGAGGGAGCTCGGTCCTGTGGTGGGTGGGCGCCATTTCAGGCAGACATTGGATACTGAAGGGAAATCTGCATTCACCTTATGCCAGATAAATAAGGGGTTGTGTCCTTTAGTAATCTTTCCAGCTGTAGGTTAAGGAAGCATAGGATTTGGCCGTTTATAGAGAGTCAAGTTGATACAATTTCAAAACTATGATCTGCCACTCATTCTCTGGGAGATCTTGGGCAAGTGACGTCACCACTCTGACCTGTGGCTTCTCCATGTGCCGATGTTAGCAGgttctgcccccccacccctggggcaCAGGTTAAGGGGTAAaacactttatccattcatttgctcTGCAAgtgtttattaagcatctactattttccagagatgttctaggtgctggggatccAACAGGGAACAATGTAGGCAAATCCTGGTCCTCATGGAGCTGACATTCTAGTGACCCTCAATCTAGTCTAGAAAAAGCTCCATAAACAGcggttgttgctgttgtttctgGGGACACCAGTGAAGTTTCAGCAGTCCTTTGGGAACATTCCAGGGTACTGTGGTGCCCAGGGAAGAGacctggggagggcagggcctcCAGGATGGAGAGGACGGGGAACCTCTCCTGGTGTCTACTCCCtcacgccccccaccccaccccaccccctcttctTGCAGGAGCACCCTCGGGAGCTGTCCTGAGCCCTGTGTGACTGTTTGTGGCTGGAGGCAGAGTAGGTGGTGTGCTGGGAATTTGGGCAGGATTATTGGGATGGTTGGGGAGGCTGGGGTGTGGCTCCTATCCACCACCCACCGGCTGTTCTTTCAGTGTTCTGGGTGCAGGTGCTCCTGGCTGGCCTGGTGGTGCCACTCCTGCTCGGTGCCACCCTGACCTACACGTACCACCGCTGCCAGCCGTGCAAGCCCACGGTTCCTAGTAAgtacacgcacgcgcacacacgcacatttCTAGGGGCATCGGGTCTGCACGGGTAGCCCAGAGCCCACTCACCCCTGATGCAGAGGGGGGAAACTGAGGGAGagagtgctgggggcaggggtggcacAGGAACCCAAGAGGAGCTGGACCAGCACCCAGGTCTAGGAGTCTTGCCTGGTTGTTAACGAGATGCTCTTGTCTCTCAGCAGATGAAGCTGGGTTGGAGGCCCTGACTCCCCTGCAGGTAAGAATATTAGTAATATTCAGggaagagagtgagcaagaaCCCAGGCCTCAGCCTTCTGGAGCTGAGAGGCTGGGCCGTATTATAACTCATGGTCCCCCACACGGGGCACGGTGGCTGGCAGGCACAGAGTAGGCCTAATGAACACATGTGAATTCCCTGAGTAGTCGGTGAATGAGAGCAGCAAGGCACCTGTCTCTTAAGTGGCTTTCAGTCTGGTGGGATCCAGACAGGTAAACAGAAGACAGCTCAGTGGGATGAGTGTCACCATAGGGAGGCCTCCGGCAGGGTTGGGGCCACAGGGGAGGGCAGCCAGGACAGGGttatttcaggcagaggaaatggtTCTTCTGGGCCACCCAGTGAGAGATGAGGGGGGACTTCGGGAGGCAGCCTTGAACAACGTTTGCTGACTGATCCAGGGAATGGCCACTCCCGGCCAGAGACCCCAGGAAGGAGTGACCCCAGGCTGACCTGGGGCCTCTCTTGGCTTCCAGGCCACCCACCTCTCACCCAGGGACAGCACCCTTCTAGCTCCAGCCAGCAGTATCGAGAAGGTCCGTGCTACCCATTTGGTAGGCAATGGCTGGGCCCTTGGCTCCCCTCAGATCCAGGAGGCGCCCTGCGCGGAGGTGATGTGGTCCTGGGACCAGCTGCGCAGCAGAGCCCTCGGTAAGAGACCTCACTGGCCTTGACCCCATTCTCCTGAGCCTGAGATGAGAAGTAATGGTTTCCTGAGGCACCACCTGCCCACTTCCCGTCCCCAGGCGGACGGGGTGCACCCCCCTGGTCCCCCGCTCTGCCCGTGGTCCCACCTCTGGCCTCCGTTCTTGTTCCCCACCGACTCTCTCTGGCCCGTCCCCAGACCCGCCGCCGCCCACGCCCACGCCTTCGCCAGCGCCCCCTGCGGGCTCCGAGGCAGCCACGCTCCAGCCGGGCCCGCAGCTCTACGATGTGATGGACGCGGTGCCCGCGCGGCGCTGGAAGGAGTTCGTGCGCACACTGGGGCTGCGCGAAGCGGAGATCGAGGCCGTGGAGGTGGAGGTCGGCCGCTTCCGCGACCAGCAGTACGAGATGCTCAAGCGCTGGCGTCAGCAACAGCCCGCCGGCTTGGGCGCCGTCTACGCGGCGCTGGAGCGCATGGGGCTGGACGGCTGCGCCGAGGACCTGCGCAGCCGCCTGCAGCGCGGCCCGTGACGCGGGGGCGGGGGCCCACACCGGGCGCCTCTGGGCTCTGGCGGCCCTTGCAGAAGCCCTAAGTACGGTTACTTATGCGTGTAGACATCTTATGTCACTTAATAAGCTCCTGGCACGGCCCTGCGTAGCAGCGCCTGCCGCGCGCCCCCTGGGGTTCTGGTTGAGGCCAAGCGGCATCGACAGATATCGGGAGGGGGCAGGAGATGGCTCAGCAGTGTCTCGGCCCGACTTTGGCCGAGGCCTGGGTATTAAATCTGTGAAGAAAAGCTACTGCTTGGTGCTTCCGAGGGGCTGTGGTATTAAGTGGCCCCGGCTTCGTTTCCTGGGGGGCGTCGTCGAAAGGCCCGGAAGTCTTAGCGCCCCTGGGTCGGGGACCCACGGTGGAACCTAGTGTGGCCCCTGGCGCCCAGGCCGCCCCCGCGCCCCGCTCCCGCCCGGCCGCGGCCTAGTTACCCGACGGAGAGAGGAAGTCGTGGCGACAGCGCGAGAGAGTGCACGTCAGCCGCGGCGGCTGAGAGAGCTTTAATGGGGGTGCGGGATGGCGGGGACCAGGAGGAAGCAGGTGGAGACACAAGCGCAGGGACCCTTGCCTCGCACTCACGCCACCAGCGTCGTGAAAGGGTCTGGGAATCGTGGgacccggggggaggggggcgcggaCTTcaccagggggagggagaggggggaggcagaggttgGGCCCCCGGAGCGGCAACTTGGTCCCGACGGGCAGGTTGCCGGTTTCATCGTTTCTGGTAAACAAATGACTGAGAGGAAACCCTCGGCGGGGATGGGAAATGCGGGCCGGGTGCAGATCTGGGTCACGACGGGAGGAAAACCCCTTCCCCAAGCGCGGGGCCTGCCTCCACCCAGGATGCGCCCGCCGCGTGGGTTCcggggtgcgggggagggggctgcggCCGGGCGCGCGCCCCGCAGGAAAACAAGGTCGCCACCCACGGGGCTGGGGAGCACTCTGCGCGACCCTCCACCGAACatgcaaatatatgtaaatgGGCATGCAAATAAGCAGCATCTTTTTTGCGTCAACAGCTTGCTTGGGCACTTTTCCTGGGCGACGGCGGCGGGTGCGTTCCAGCGGCGCCCCGGGCTGGGCATGCGGGGGCCGGAGCGGGGTCAGGGAGAGGTTCCAGCGCGGGAGGGGAAAGGCAGCGCGGCTCCCAGCCCTTTCCGCCGGAGCCGGGCAGGCCGGGGCGAGACTGGGGCCCCCAGAGCTCACGAGGCTGCGAGCAGGAGGGCAGCACCTAGTACTTAGCGATGTCCCCCTTCTTCAGGATGATCTGTCGCTGCCAGGGCGCCAGCTTGCTCTCGTCGTAGCCCAGCGTCCGCAGCTTCTCCGACTGCTCTTTCTCTCGCTGCAACTCCTCCTGCTTCTGTCGCTCCTCCTCTTTCCTAGGCATGGGGcaggggggggtgggcagagccgCGGGCAAGCGTGAGACGGTGGGCCAGGCACCGTAAGGGGCAAGTAAGGCGTTCCTGGGGGCAGGAGCTGGGTGGCCAGGGCAATGGGTTCTAGGGGCAGAAGGGCTAGGGGGACTGGGGACTGGGGTCGGGTCAGGAGCCACAAGGATAGggtgggaacagggaggggctTGGTTGGGGGCAGACTGGAGTCACGGGGACACACACAGGAGCTGGGTGAGGGAGAGGCTGTGGCTGAGTTATTTCTGGCTGGGGTATTACTGGAAACAGGGGTGCTGGGTCAGGAGTGTGGCAGAGGGTGAGCGGGGAGTGTCCTGGGGGCAGGACCCAAGTAGGAGGGACCACATTAGTGGGAGGCAGTGGTGGCTAATTAGGGACGGTTATTATAAAATAGgggctagaggggcgcctgggtggctcagtcggttaagcgtctgacttcggctcaggtcacgatctcacggtctgtgagttcgagccccgcgtcgggctctgtgctgacagctcagagcctggagcctgtttcagattctgtgtctccctctctctctgaccctcccccgttcatgctctgtctctctctgtctcaaaaataaataaaaacgttaaaaaaaataaaataaaataggggctaGAGCTGTGCTGACAAGGCAGCCACTAAACTCAGGTGGTTACTAAGCATCTGAAGTGTCAGAACTGAGACGTAGGATACGTGTACAATGCGCACGGCATCACGaagactgctttttaaaagactgtaaCACATCTCGCTAATGACTTTTACACTGGTTACgtgttgaaataatatttggatattttgggctaagtaaaatgtaaatgttaaattcacctttacctttttatttttccaaagtgcCTTCTAGAAAACTTTACACAGTGGCTCGTGTTATATTTCTGTAAGCACTGGGCTAGATTACTGGGCAGAAACCACACTTTGAGGGACAGAGGTCAAGGTTATTGATACTGAAGTTGGGTTATAACTGAAGGCTAGGTTAGTGGGACACGAGGGGCTCGGTAATCCAGGCCGAGGTTATCAAGCCATAAGATCTAGACTTTGGGGCAGGGGCTaagttgctggggggggggggggaagagtctGGTGGCATTAGTGGGAGCAGAGAGATTGTGCTACAAACCAGACAAGGGGGTGTGCTCAAGATGGGGCTGGATGAAGGGGCAAAAGGACTGTGCctaagccagggaggggcagcaggtCGGCCCGCACTCACCGCTTCTGCTCCCTAGAGGAAAAAGAGACAGCATTATTTGGTGCCACCACCTCAGGGGCATGATCAAGACACCCTACCAGGCCCTGAAGCTTCCGGTCCCCCGGCTCACCTCTCCTCTTCTAGCTTCTTCCGCAGGAGGTCTCGCCTCCAGGCAGGCATGCTGGCCAGCCgggcctcctcctcttcctcctgaaaCACAAGCACAGAACCTCAGGACCAGCATGCGCTGGGaggtggggtttggggggaggtGCACCCCCAACCCCGGGAGACCCACGCTAGTCAGGGACAATGGGATATAGACGTCCTTCTACAGAGCAAATAGATGAAGGCGCCTGGCCACAACCCCCTTAGAGGGGGCCTCCTGTGCTCTACCCCCTCATAACTCAGGCCCCCTGTGTTCTAGAGGTGGTGCCAGACAGGTCAGAGCTAAGgtgcaggagaggagcagagaatgaGATTTCCCACTAGGGCAGGCTGACGGATGGCTCCAGGGCCCTGACCTCGACTCTCTGGGCAGACCCATACTTGGGCCCCCACAGACCCAGACCCAGCCAGCCCGGAGGGGCTCAAGCTGGCCTCCACTGCGAAGGACCTTCTGGCCTCTGCACGTCCTGTTCCCAAGCGGAGTAGGCACTACCTCTACAACTGTGTGGCTGCATCGACTTGGCAGGGGCGGAGGCGGGCATCCAACACAGGCAGCTTACAGCAAAGAGTTTTATTACGTGGATGTTACACAGGAGAACACGTCACACGGAACCCTACACATGTGGCTCCCTTGACCTCAAAGAAGTAGCTGTGAATTCCAGTGCGAAACCAAAGAGAGGAGAGCCACACTGCCCCGGGGGGGACCCACGGTCCCTCCCTCCGAGGGGCGGCTGCTTCTACCTGCCTACCATGCAGAGCCGGGCAAGACTGTAGGCCCAGAGAGGAACACCTGGTTTGCCCTGTGCCCTGCCCACCGCAGCCACTGCCCCCCATCTGGTCACAGTGGGCTTCAAAGGCTCTGGCAGCCTGGCCCTGGATACTCTGGGTTTTCCAAGGCCACCCTGCTGGCTTCTGGGTTTTTCCTgtgggcttctggcctccagagggCATCAGACGGGCATCCAAGCCTGGGTTAAGATGCTTGAGGGGGGAAATTCCGATTTCTGCTGCTCAGATGTCAAAaagctctgcctccttctccttccagaaGGAGAAGCTGCGGTCGATGTAGCGGCAGATGTCCTCGTTGCTGAACTCGCCCATCTCAGACACCAGCTCCAGGGGGTCTTCGACAGGGGCTTCGGAACCAGGAGGGTCCCACGTCGGGGGAGGCGCGGCTGgcggaggggggctggggggctgcggCGCAGGAGCTGGGGCCTCGGGCTGCCCCTCTGGCCAGCCCACCGTTTGACCCGGAGGGACCTTTTCTGCCGGCTCTCcctcctccgccgccgcctcctccccctcctccccttcctcttcttttttctcttcttgctccTTCTCCGCTTCTTCTTCCCGGGCTGGCTCAGCCTCCGGGCTGTCTCCAAAGAACTGGCGCCTGAGGTCCTCGAAGCCATCGCTCCAGGTCCGTCGGCCAGCCTCCACCTCCTCGAGCACCACGCGGTGGAAGAGGCGGATGAGCTCCCACGGGTGGCTGCCCAGCCGGTCGAACATCTCGTAGCACAGCAGGTGGCGGAACTTGCGCTCCTCGCGGCTCAGGCCCATCTCCAGCAGCTGGAAGTAGCCGAGCATGAAGAGGTCGAGCGTGAGGCTGTCGTAGCGCGGGGGCGCGCCGCCGTCCAGGGGCGGCAGAAAGTGTTCGGGCCAGTACAGGCCGTGAGCCAGGCCCGAGCCACACGGCGGGCGTACTGGCACCTGCCGCAGCAGGCTCCGCCAGTGGCCCAGCAGCTTGCCCACCACCTGCCGCTGCTTCAGCAGGCGCAGCAGCCGCGCATCCGGGCCGTCGCCGGCCAGCGGCTGGAGAGCGTCGGCGGCCTCGGGGCCCGGGCCCGTGCCGGCGGCCACCACGCGGGGCAGCAGCCTGCGCAGGCGCGCCTGGGCGTGGCGCCGGGGGCCGCGGAAGGTCCACTTGCGCCAGTGCTCCAGGAAGAGGTAGACGATGCGCTCCTTGCGCATATCTATGTAGTCCCGGACGCCGCGCAGCTCGGTGGAGAGCGACGGCTGGCGCGCCGGCTGCTGGGGCTCGGGCAGCGCCGCCTGGTGGTCCGGCGCGTCGGGCGGGCCCAGCGCGCCCACGGAGTCCCAGGGGGCCGGCAAGCCGTTGGCTACCGGGGCGCTTGGCTCCCCGGTGCCGGCCGCCACGTAGTCCTCCTCGAGGATGGGCTCTCGGCCCGAGGCGGCGGCGGGAAGCGAGAGCTTGCGGCGCGAGCCGCGCGAGGGCGCCGAGCCCTGGGCGCGCAGCTCGTAGACGGCGCGGAGATGCTGCACGGAGACGCCGCACTCGAGGATCTCGCGCGCCACCGCCTCGCGACACCAGCTGAGCGAGTGCGAGCGGCCGAGGCAGAGCGGGCCCGGCCTCCAGGGCGCGTCGGGCAGCGGTGCCAGCGGCTGGCCGGTGTCGGCGGCCAGCAGCTCGGCCAGGTGCGCGGGCCGGCCGCCCAGCGCGGCCAGCAGCGTGGCCATGCTCTTGAGCAGCGTGGAGATCTTGCTGCACCAGGCAGGTAGACTGGCTGCGCGGCCGTGCATGCGGCGCGGATCGACGGTGAAGCGCGGCGCGGAAAGGGCGGCCGAAATCGGCAGCAGCTGCTCCAACTCCAGCTCCAGCTGCTCCAGGCGCGCCTCCAGCTTCTGCGCCTTGTGCAACACCTGCAGGTTCTCGATTTGCTGCTCGATGCGGAGGATGTCGGCTTCGGTCATGAGCTCGCCGAAGGGCCCGAGGATGGCGTTGTGCGCGCTGGAGTACCTCCAGCCCTCGCGGGGGTAGCAGCATGAGCTGGCGGACGTCAGCTAAGGCGGGGAagacaagagaggggagggaggcgcGTCTCCCTCTGGCCCGGCTCCCGCAGCGGCCGCCGGGGGGCGCCCTTTGCATGTCCTGGGTGGTGTAATGGCTCCGCGGGGCTCTGTTGGCAGGGATGGGCCACGCCCGGCCGGCGGGTGATTACACTGGGGCGAGACTTCGGCCCAGGCCGCTACTCCGGGCGCTGGGCAGTGTCCACTTTGGTCGCTGGCGGGGTCGTTGGGCGCTGTTGCAGAGACTGAGCGGGCAGAGGGAGTCTCCACACCTGGCTTGGTTGCTCATTACACCACCGAAGGAACATGCAAAAGGCGTTGAAGCTGCGACGCCAGGCTGCCCTTTCCCACCCCATCTCAGGGCTGCTGTTTGGAGGCCACATCCCAGAGGGACCTCGCGCATACTGATGACCTCTTGTCAGCTGTCCCCGCAGCCCGAGCCCTCCCTGTGCACGCTGTCAGTGTTTTACTGCTGAACCAGCTTGAAGCCTCAGCTCTCACCCCTTGTCCCCGGCACTAGGGATGATAATCAATTTTATGAGCTAGGTGTGCCAGGAACTTCTGAGAGTTTCGTTCATTCCTCACTTTAGGGCTGGGCTTCTgcagcctgggctggggggggcgTCGTCCTCACATCCTCCCGGTTCATCTTGACCCACTACAATCAATCCGTTCCCTCACAGACACATAGGATGATGCTAATTCCCTCACTTAAACCCTCTCCCAGGCTCCCTACCGCTGCAGGAGAAAGTCCATTTTCTTCAAGGCTAGGGCTTGGTGATCTGCCCCCACTGATCTCTCCAGCTCCGCCCCTGTACTGACAGGACAGTCACTGAGCCTGCTCTTTGCCCCACTCTGTTCCCAGCCCACCTCTTGCTCATCTTCCAAGTCCACCTTGGACTTCACTTCCTCCTTCATAACACTGGCCCCACCCCAAATAGGACGGTGGGTGCAGGGCAGCCCCAGGCCTCTGCATGCCCCATCCCAGTGAGGGCAGCGTTGTTAACAGCCCCGTCACTGGCTTCCCTGCTCACTCGGGCTCTCATGTTACCGTGTTTTGTATTCTTGGGGGCACTTATCTCTCTACCAAGATGCTGTGTTTGCTTGTTGGTTGACCCCCTCCCGCCCCACTCCCCAAAGCCACCTTGAAAAGGCCTTGAGATATTCATCGCAAATCCCTAGAGGCTACAACAGTGCACAGAACACAGCACCCAGGACACACGTGCTGAGCCGGTCGGTGGCAAACCACCCTGCCAGCCAAAGACGGTCAATCATctgacagataagaaaactgaggctggaTGAGGCTCAGTCTCGAAGGCTGGAAAGTGGCGGTGCAGGAAAGGGCCCAGGCCAGTCTGACTGCAGCCCAAAGCCTGCTGGCCACGCAGAGGgcggtccctggaccagcaggtCAGTCTCACCAGGAGCTTCCCAGACACGCAGAATCTCAGCCCCACCCACAGCTCCTGAATCAGAATCGGCATTTTTACAAGATCCCGGGCGACGTGAAGCACGTTCGCGTTTGATGAGCTTTGCCCGTCTCACGGAAGGACAGTCCCCAGGGCAGGGGAGGTCCTCCaaccctgcttccctccccccccccccacccccgccccccaaggaCAATGGGAGCCGCCTGTGGTGGAAAGGCCCCCCGCAGGCCGGCCGGCGATGTGGGGGATGGGCCCGGGTGCAGAAGCCCCGCCCCACCCACCTTccgtctctgctcctcctcctcctgaatCTTCAGCTGCAGCTTGCGCACCATCACCTGGCGCTTCCACTCGGGGATGGGCCGGCCCTGCTCATCGTGCGTGGGGATGAGCGCCTCCACGTCGAGCTGCACGCCTGGCGCCGGGGTGGCGGGCGGCGCCGGCGCCACGCTGCCGTTGAGCAGTGGCTGGGGCCCCACGGCCGGCGGGGTGGGGCTGCGGGCCCGAGACGGCGCGGGCGACGCCTGCGGCAGCGGCGCTTCGGGCTGCGGGGAGAAGCGGCGAGGCTGAGTGACCGGCCGGcacgggggaggggggccggggcggggtaCCCGTCGAGCCGCCTACCTGGGAGATCGGCTGCCCGCTGCCCGAGAACACCGTGGTCAGCCCCTTGCTCTGCGGCGTCGGCTTCAGACTCTTGCCGGCCTTGATCTCCGCCAGTAGCTCCGAGTTGTCACCCGTCGGGGACATCATGTTGAAAGACTTGGTGCCTGCacggaggcaggagaggaggtgcTGGccaagcggggggtggggggggtggggggtggggggggtgcgaGGTCTGCATCCCCGCCGCCCCTagcctgcccctctgcctccccctccccaagtcGGGAAGGGCCGGGCCCCAGATGACAGCTCTCCAGATCCCAGGCCCTGGGGGCGGCTCTTGGGTACCCCAGAGGCCGGCTCCCCCGCTGACAGCTCACAGAGCCCCACCGTCTTCCCGGCCCTACTCACGGGGCATGGGGGCCCTGCCTGGAGGCCCCTGGGAGTTCATGCTGGCTCTTGGGCCGGCCCTGGGGACTCCAGCGAATGTCTCCACCCAGGACACTGACTGACCAGCTCTAAGACACTACCTGTCTGAGGCCAGCCACCCGACCTTTGTCCTGGGTTCCCTGGCTCTGCCAGCCAGGGTGGAGTCTCCCTCCAGCCCTCTCTGCATCAGCAAAGCTCAGTGACCCTTGGACTGAGTTGCCTGGGGCCTCCGTGGCTATATGGGCTCAGGACCCTGGATACCACAACCAAGCcagtcccctccccacctcccacacagacagacagacagacagacagacatggacGCAGACACACTGGTTGCAAGCCCGTCGTGTAGCAAAGCGCTGCTCAGCCCTGGGGGACCTAGGAAAGCGGAGCCTTTACTAAGGATACGGGGTGAAGTCACCCAGGAAGAAGGGCCAGGTGAAAAGCATGCAAATAGGCAGGTGCACAGAGTTTGCATTTTCTGACAAGGCCCGCGGAGGCGGCTGGGGTTTGGGAAGGGCTGTCTTTAGAGAcccagggaggggtgagggctGGGTGAGGGGAACAAAACAGGCCAACAGCTCTTGGGTTCCCCAGGTTGGGGATCCCTGAGCGAGCAGCAGGAGGGGTAAAAGGGAAAGCTGCCAGGCAGGCACTGGCAACAGGCTCATTTATTTGGGCAAAACTGAAAGCCATGGgtagaatttgtgtgtgtgtgtgtgtgtgtgtgtggtggaggtAGGAAGGTAGCTGTGGGGCCAGTGGCCCCACCTGTAGTGTGGAGGACCCCTGGCCTGCcggcccctggccctgccccctcctttttttttttttttttttaaagccccagGTCCTTGGCCTTGCTTCCCCTGAGCGTGCCTTGTTCCCCGCCCCGCACCTCAGCCAGGAGCCCCGCACGCAGCTACTCACTCTTCCTGTGTCTCAGGACTCTCACTTCTAGGGATTGAGAGGAGAGAAGTGACAGCAAAGTTAGGACAAGGAGGAGGCCGGGGTGAGGCTaggacagtgggggggggggtgtggatagagaagggagggcaggaagaggggagggagacacgcagaggaggggagacaggagaggaggaATTTTCCAGCTCATCTGACCCTGGCTCAGGCTGCTCTGGGGCTCCACAAGGGTGGTCCACCCAGTTCCGGGCTTTACTGCTGTCCCTGAGGACTGGGCAGGGCTGCCACTGGCCCTGGTTCCCCCAGCAAGGGCCTCAAACTTGGCATTGGGTTGGGATAGGGCACCCAGCCCAGGCTCTGCTGAGAAGGGGTTTCTGGAGAAGCCCAAAgtctatttttcttccattcctagCATCAGCCTTGCTCCAGAAGGAAAAAGCTAACCCCAGAGCTAGGGCCCTTTCTGGAGGCTCAGTTGGTGGTGGACAAGCTACGATGGGCCCTGGTCAGCAGGGGCTGAGGCTCCACAGGGATCTGAAGGGAGCCCAGGCTGGCCGTACCCTGGACCCGGTTATACCCTTGCATGCCTAGTGAGGGACATGAAGCTTTGGATGTCACTAAACATGGTCCCTGCACTGAGTGGCTGGGTGAAGAaggcgtgcgcgcgcgcgcacacacacacacacacacacacacacacacacacacacgaggcaCCACCTCCTGGGCCTTGCAGGAGCCCTGGCATGCAAGAGACTGCCCCACCTCACAGAAGAGAAGCCAGGAATCTTGTTCACCAGCCTAGACCTTAAAAGGATGCCCATGGGGGTCATCaggagggaaagggcagagcATGATGGGTCACTGGCCTCGTCCCCATAGCCGGGTCGTAGCTGGCCTGGGGCCTCTGGGGTATCTGGCCAGCAAGAGCCCTTGAAGCGTCTGAGAAAAGCTAGCTAG
The sequence above is drawn from the Neofelis nebulosa isolate mNeoNeb1 chromosome 2, mNeoNeb1.pri, whole genome shotgun sequence genome and encodes:
- the ESPN gene encoding espin isoform X3; amino-acid sequence: MALALALQAARQGELEVLRSLHAAGQLRPSQRDPLDALPVHHAARAGKLHCLRFLVEEAALPATARARNGATPAHDAAATGHLACLQWLLSQGGCGVQDRDNSGATVLHLAARFGHPELVEWLLRHGGGEATATTDTGALAIHYAAAKGDFPSLRLLIGHYPEGVNAQTKNGATPLYLACQEGHLEVTQYLVQECGADPHVRAQDGMTPLHAAAQMGHCPVIVWLVSCTDVSLSEQDNDGATAMHFAASRGHAKVLSWLLLHGGEITADLWGGTPLHDAAENGELECCQILVVNGAELDVRDRDGYTAADLSDYNGHSHCTRYLRTVENLSVEHRVLSRDPSAELETKQPDSGMSSPDTTVSVQPLNFDLSSPTSTLSNYDSCSSSHSSIKGRRPPRGLASSRAADIQSYMDMLSPELGRPQGKMGRTTPPPPPSFPPPPPPPSTQLPPPPPGYPAPKPPVEPHAADIYVQTKSKLRHVEKEAFKKELSSRDGHNGLRRQDSSRKPRAFSKQPSTGDYYRQLGRCPGEPLATRPGMAHSEEVRACQPAPAGRPGPGPAARFSLASPSAPPQAALLPGNHVHNGCAADPKASRELPPPPPPPPPPLPEAHSSPPPAPPLPLEGAGPGCGQRRSSSSTGKVRVLRHRKSTKSFNMMSPTGDNSELLAEIKAGKSLKPTPQSKGLTTVFSGSGQPISQPEAPLPQASPAPSRARSPTPPAVGPQPLLNGSVAPAPPATPAPGVQLDVEALIPTHDEQGRPIPEWKRQVMVRKLQLKIQEEEEQRRKLTSASSCCYPREGWRYSSAHNAILGPFGELMTEADILRIEQQIENLQVLHKAQKLEARLEQLELELEQLLPISAALSAPRFTVDPRRMHGRAASLPAWCSKISTLLKSMATLLAALGGRPAHLAELLAADTGQPLAPLPDAPWRPGPLCLGRSHSLSWCREAVAREILECGVSVQHLRAVYELRAQGSAPSRGSRRKLSLPAAASGREPILEEDYVAAGTGEPSAPVANGLPAPWDSVGALGPPDAPDHQAALPEPQQPARQPSLSTELRGVRDYIDMRKERIVYLFLEHWRKWTFRGPRRHAQARLRRLLPRVVAAGTGPGPEAADALQPLAGDGPDARLLRLLKQRQVVGKLLGHWRSLLRQVPVRPPCGSGLAHGLYWPEHFLPPLDGGAPPRYDSLTLDLFMLGYFQLLEMGLSREERKFRHLLCYEMFDRLGSHPWELIRLFHRVVLEEVEAGRRTWSDGFEDLRRQFFGDSPEAEPAREEEAEKEQEEKKEEEGEEGEEAAAEEGEPAEKVPPGQTVGWPEGQPEAPAPAPQPPSPPPPAAPPPTWDPPGSEAPVEDPLELVSEMGEFSNEDICRYIDRSFSFWKEKEAELFDI
- the ESPN gene encoding espin isoform X11 — encoded protein: MPPPPPGAQRGPPALAQAALLPGNHVHNGCAADPKASRELPPPPPPPPPPLPEAHSSPPPAPPLPLEGAGPGCGQRRSSSSTGKVRVLRHRKSTKSFNMMSPTGDNSELLAEIKAGKSLKPTPQSKGLTTVFSGSGQPISQPEAPLPQASPAPSRARSPTPPAVGPQPLLNGSVAPAPPATPAPGVQLDVEALIPTHDEQGRPIPEWKRQVMVRKLQLKIQEEEEQRRKLTSASSCCYPREGWRYSSAHNAILGPFGELMTEADILRIEQQIENLQVLHKAQKLEARLEQLELELEQLLPISAALSAPRFTVDPRRMHGRAASLPAWCSKISTLLKSMATLLAALGGRPAHLAELLAADTGQPLAPLPDAPWRPGPLCLGRSHSLSWCREAVAREILECGVSVQHLRAVYELRAQGSAPSRGSRRKLSLPAAASGREPILEEDYVAAGTGEPSAPVANGLPAPWDSVGALGPPDAPDHQAALPEPQQPARQPSLSTELRGVRDYIDMRKERIVYLFLEHWRKWTFRGPRRHAQARLRRLLPRVVAAGTGPGPEAADALQPLAGDGPDARLLRLLKQRQVVGKLLGHWRSLLRQVPVRPPCGSGLAHGLYWPEHFLPPLDGGAPPRYDSLTLDLFMLGYFQLLEMGLSREERKFRHLLCYEMFDRLGSHPWELIRLFHRVVLEEVEAGRRTWSDGFEDLRRQFFGDSPEAEPAREEEAEKEQEEKKEEEGEEGEEAAAEEGEPAEKVPPGQTVGWPEGQPEAPAPAPQPPSPPPPAAPPPTWDPPGSEAPVEDPLELVSEMGEFSNEDICRYIDRSFSFWKEKEAELFDI